Proteins co-encoded in one Flavobacterium fluviale genomic window:
- a CDS encoding AsmA-like C-terminal region-containing protein: MLKKVLKISVIVIVVFVVALFAIPYFFKDQIKAKIAEAINESVDAKVSFKDADLSLFKNFPNATVGIEKLVIINKAPFEGDTLVSLGELNLKMSIKELFKGKEEPLNIQGISSTNGLVNIIFNKDGVGNFDIALKDKKEDKKSEESKPLSLKIQNYKIENFTFRYIDQGSKIKMVIDSLNHEGTGDFTNSKLDLDTKTTAKVSLDMDKMNYMKNVKLTLDAVLGIDLEKSKYAFKENKALINQLPLEFDGFIQMAENKQIYDLKFKTPTSSFTNFLGLIPSAYASSLDGVKTTGDFTVDGFAKGELTETTVPKFNIKIASNNASFQYPNLPKSVQNIVIDTKIINETGILNDTYVNLDKLSFRIDQDVFNAKANIKNITVNPIVDAALKGTINLANLSKAYPIKMEKPLAGILKADVTTNFDMASVEKSQYQNIKNAGTMSLSGFKYTDENNKSMNISTALVEFNPSTINLKQFNATTGKSDIAINGVLENFYGFMFKKQELRGNFNMSSNQLAVDDFMTSGEPAKTETKTSAKPAEAMKIPAFLNCTLNAQAATVLYDNLKLKDVSGKLLIKDEKATLENFKTSIFGGTIGLNGAVSTKEKVPTFDMTLGLNQVDIAQTFTQLEMMKKIAPIAGIINGKLNSNIKLNGNLDAKELTPDLKSISGDLLGQLLSTTVNAKNSTLLNSLSSNVKFLDLNKLNLNDLKMALTFDNGKVNVKPFDIKYQDIKATIGGTHGFDQTMNYTIKFDVPAKYLGTEANNLIAKLSPADAAKLDNIPINAFLTGNFSNPKVSTDMKTAVNSLTTQLVNQQKEKLTQKGTSALNDLINKNTKAKDTTQAAKTEKEQKTQEVTKKASDLLNGIFKKKN; encoded by the coding sequence ATGCTAAAGAAAGTTTTAAAAATAAGTGTCATAGTCATTGTGGTATTTGTTGTTGCATTATTTGCCATTCCGTATTTCTTTAAAGATCAAATTAAAGCCAAAATTGCAGAGGCCATTAACGAAAGCGTTGACGCCAAAGTAAGTTTTAAAGATGCCGATTTAAGTTTATTCAAAAATTTCCCAAACGCAACGGTTGGAATTGAAAAACTTGTGATTATTAACAAGGCTCCTTTTGAAGGCGATACTTTAGTTTCATTAGGCGAATTGAATTTAAAAATGAGTATTAAGGAACTTTTCAAAGGAAAAGAAGAACCATTAAACATTCAAGGAATTAGTTCTACAAACGGATTAGTAAATATTATTTTTAATAAAGATGGAGTTGGAAACTTTGACATCGCCTTAAAAGATAAAAAAGAAGACAAAAAAAGTGAGGAAAGTAAACCGCTTTCTTTAAAAATCCAAAATTACAAAATCGAAAATTTCACTTTTAGATATATCGATCAAGGTTCAAAAATCAAGATGGTTATAGATAGTTTGAATCATGAAGGAACTGGAGATTTTACCAATTCAAAATTAGATTTGGATACAAAAACTACTGCAAAAGTTTCATTGGACATGGATAAAATGAATTACATGAAAAATGTCAAACTTACTTTAGACGCAGTTCTTGGAATTGATTTAGAGAAAAGCAAATACGCTTTTAAAGAAAATAAAGCTTTAATCAATCAATTGCCTTTGGAGTTTGACGGATTCATTCAAATGGCTGAAAACAAACAGATTTACGATTTAAAATTTAAAACACCTACTTCATCATTTACGAATTTCTTAGGATTAATTCCTTCAGCTTATGCTTCGAGTCTAGACGGCGTAAAAACTACAGGAGATTTTACAGTTGATGGTTTTGCAAAAGGTGAATTAACAGAGACAACTGTTCCGAAATTCAATATCAAAATTGCCTCTAATAATGCTTCATTCCAATATCCAAACCTTCCAAAATCTGTTCAGAATATTGTAATTGACACTAAAATCATTAATGAAACTGGAATTCTAAATGATACTTATGTAAACTTAGATAAACTTTCGTTTAGAATTGATCAGGATGTTTTTAACGCTAAAGCGAATATTAAAAACATAACTGTAAATCCGATTGTTGATGCGGCTTTAAAAGGAACAATCAATTTGGCGAACCTTTCGAAAGCATATCCAATTAAAATGGAGAAACCTTTGGCTGGTATTTTAAAGGCTGATGTTACGACCAACTTTGATATGGCTTCTGTTGAAAAAAGCCAATATCAAAACATAAAAAATGCTGGAACAATGAGTTTATCTGGATTTAAATATACAGATGAAAATAATAAATCGATGAACATCAGTACAGCATTGGTAGAATTCAATCCGAGTACAATTAACTTAAAACAGTTTAATGCGACAACTGGAAAAAGCGATATTGCGATCAACGGAGTGTTAGAGAATTTCTACGGTTTTATGTTTAAAAAACAAGAACTTAGAGGAAACTTCAACATGAGCTCAAATCAATTGGCTGTGGATGATTTTATGACTTCTGGTGAACCTGCAAAAACAGAGACTAAAACTTCTGCAAAACCAGCCGAAGCAATGAAGATTCCTGCTTTCTTAAATTGTACTTTAAACGCACAAGCTGCAACCGTTTTATATGACAATTTAAAACTAAAAGATGTTTCTGGCAAGTTACTTATTAAGGATGAAAAAGCAACTTTAGAAAACTTCAAAACTTCTATTTTTGGAGGAACAATTGGTCTTAACGGGGCGGTTTCTACAAAAGAAAAAGTGCCAACTTTTGACATGACTCTTGGTTTAAACCAAGTAGATATCGCTCAGACTTTTACTCAATTGGAGATGATGAAAAAAATTGCTCCAATCGCTGGAATCATTAATGGAAAATTAAATTCTAATATCAAACTAAATGGAAATTTAGATGCAAAAGAATTAACACCAGATCTAAAATCAATTTCGGGAGATTTATTAGGACAGTTATTATCGACAACTGTAAATGCCAAAAATTCTACACTTTTAAATTCTTTAAGCTCAAATGTTAAGTTTCTTGATTTGAATAAACTGAATTTAAACGATTTGAAAATGGCGTTAACTTTTGACAACGGAAAAGTAAATGTAAAACCATTTGACATTAAATATCAAGACATTAAAGCTACTATTGGCGGAACTCACGGTTTTGATCAAACTATGAATTACACCATTAAATTTGATGTTCCTGCAAAATATTTAGGTACAGAAGCCAATAATTTAATCGCAAAATTATCTCCCGCAGATGCTGCAAAACTGGATAACATTCCAATTAATGCTTTTTTAACTGGAAACTTTTCGAATCCTAAAGTAAGTACAGATATGAAAACTGCCGTAAACAGTTTAACTACACAATTGGTTAATCAGCAGAAAGAGAAATTGACCCAAAAAGGAACTTCAGCACTTAATGATTTAATCAATAAAAACACAAAAGCTAAAGATACAACGCAGGCTGCAAAAACAGAAAAAGAGCAGAAAACACAAGAAGTTACTAAAAAGGCAAGCGATTTGCTGAATGGTATATTTAAGAAAAAGAATTAA
- a CDS encoding alpha/beta hydrolase family protein, with product MNKIILFLTVLFWSVLNAQNRREITFKETPAILKINTDQIFGTLTTPDLTKKCPVALIIAGSGPTDRNGNNAMMKNNSLKMLAEALAKNGIASLRFDKRGIGESKAAGGESESSLVFENYIQDAKSWINFLRQDKRFSKVIVIGHSEGSLIGMIAGVKADKFVSIAGPGDSADKIIKAQIDATSMKQLNDMTFPIIDSLKNGFTVKKVDPMLVRLFRPSIQPYLISWFKYNPQTEIKKLTIPVLILQGNNDIQITVKDAENLSEANKSAELVIIDKMNHVLKIIDGDKDANLASYNNETLPLSETLVNKIVSFIQK from the coding sequence ATGAATAAGATAATCCTTTTTTTAACGGTTTTGTTTTGGAGCGTTTTAAATGCGCAGAACAGAAGGGAAATTACTTTTAAAGAAACTCCTGCAATTTTAAAAATAAATACCGACCAGATATTCGGTACGCTGACAACTCCCGATCTTACAAAAAAGTGTCCTGTTGCATTAATCATCGCCGGCTCTGGGCCAACAGATAGAAATGGGAACAATGCAATGATGAAAAACAATTCGCTGAAAATGCTGGCAGAAGCTTTAGCAAAAAACGGAATTGCATCTTTACGATTTGACAAAAGAGGGATAGGCGAAAGCAAAGCTGCCGGAGGTGAATCTGAAAGCAGTTTAGTATTTGAAAATTACATACAGGATGCAAAAAGCTGGATTAATTTTTTAAGACAAGATAAACGCTTTTCCAAAGTAATTGTAATTGGACACAGCGAAGGTTCTCTAATAGGAATGATTGCAGGAGTAAAAGCAGATAAATTTGTTTCGATTGCAGGTCCGGGAGATTCTGCAGATAAAATCATCAAAGCGCAGATTGACGCAACATCTATGAAACAGCTTAACGATATGACTTTTCCAATAATCGACAGTTTAAAAAACGGATTTACGGTAAAAAAAGTTGACCCCATGCTGGTTAGACTTTTCAGACCAAGTATCCAGCCTTATCTAATTTCATGGTTTAAATACAATCCGCAGACTGAAATAAAAAAACTCACTATTCCTGTCTTGATCCTTCAGGGAAACAATGATATCCAAATTACTGTTAAGGATGCCGAAAATTTATCGGAAGCCAATAAAAGTGCCGAATTAGTTATCATTGATAAAATGAATCATGTTCTAAAGATCATTGACGGCGATAAAGATGCCAATTTAGCGAGTTACAATAATGAAACTCTTCCTCTATCAGAGACATTAGTAAATAAGATTGTTTCATTTATTCAGAAATAA
- the sppA gene encoding signal peptide peptidase SppA, giving the protein MKFLGNVLATVIGIFVFIMLFFFGAVFLAALFGGDDKVSVKSDSVIEFNLKEIKDDYAGKYKDPWVTAFSDKKSIGLTDVINAIEAAKTDDNIKGISILNDESSLGLAQYKDLRNALESFKKSGKFVWAYANSYSQKEYYLTSVANTIYINPVGDLDFKGLSSEVMFFKDFQEKSGIHMEVIRHGKYKSAVEPFLQNSMSDANREQITALLNSIWTTVSSDISKSRNIPLPKLNEIANGLLARTPEMAKQQHLVDIIAYEDVYHDAIRKALKVDKDEDYNKISILDYTQNNVTTALANTATDQIAIIYAQGEIGSGEGDVNTIGEGSMRRSLQEARKNDDVKAIVLRIDSPGGSALTSDLIWREIEITKKVKPVVVSMGNYAASGGYYIACNANKIFAENNTITGSIGVFGVLPNFTPLANKLGINSEQVKTHENSANYSPFVPVDEKFKAFTLEGVEKIYNTFVTHVAEGRKMSFAQVDAIAQGRVWSGTEALKLGLVDKIGGLNAAIAEAAKIAKIKKYSTQNYPEYEKSFNDLLSNLPFAKSKEAFIKEEIGEENYLLIEQVKKFQKQKGIQAIMPYGINIY; this is encoded by the coding sequence ATGAAGTTTTTAGGAAATGTACTTGCCACAGTGATTGGTATTTTTGTATTTATTATGCTTTTCTTTTTTGGAGCTGTTTTTCTTGCAGCCCTTTTTGGCGGAGATGACAAGGTTTCGGTGAAATCTGATTCGGTTATCGAATTTAATTTAAAGGAAATCAAAGATGATTATGCGGGGAAATATAAAGATCCGTGGGTAACCGCTTTTTCAGATAAAAAAAGCATTGGTTTAACCGATGTTATTAATGCAATTGAAGCGGCAAAAACAGATGATAATATTAAAGGAATTTCTATTTTAAATGACGAATCTTCGCTGGGTCTTGCACAATACAAAGATTTGAGAAATGCGCTGGAAAGTTTTAAAAAATCAGGAAAATTTGTTTGGGCTTATGCAAATAGTTATTCGCAGAAAGAATATTATTTAACGTCTGTAGCCAATACAATTTATATAAATCCAGTTGGCGATTTAGATTTTAAAGGTTTGTCTTCTGAAGTAATGTTTTTCAAAGATTTTCAAGAGAAATCGGGAATACATATGGAAGTAATCCGTCATGGAAAATACAAAAGCGCCGTTGAGCCTTTTTTACAAAACAGTATGAGTGATGCCAACAGAGAACAGATCACTGCGCTTTTAAACTCAATCTGGACAACAGTTTCCAGCGATATTTCAAAAAGCAGAAATATTCCGCTGCCAAAATTAAACGAAATCGCAAACGGCCTTTTAGCAAGAACTCCTGAAATGGCAAAACAACAGCACTTAGTCGATATTATTGCTTATGAAGATGTGTATCACGATGCGATCAGAAAAGCATTGAAAGTAGACAAAGATGAAGATTACAATAAAATCTCGATTTTAGATTATACCCAAAATAATGTTACAACTGCTCTTGCCAATACTGCGACCGATCAAATTGCAATTATTTACGCTCAAGGCGAAATTGGAAGCGGAGAAGGCGATGTAAATACTATCGGAGAAGGTTCAATGCGCCGCTCTTTGCAGGAAGCAAGAAAAAATGACGATGTAAAAGCAATCGTTCTCAGAATTGACAGTCCAGGAGGAAGTGCACTTACTTCTGATTTAATCTGGAGAGAAATTGAAATTACTAAAAAAGTAAAACCTGTGGTAGTTTCGATGGGGAATTATGCTGCTTCAGGCGGTTATTATATTGCCTGCAACGCCAATAAAATTTTTGCAGAAAATAATACTATTACCGGATCTATTGGTGTTTTCGGAGTATTGCCAAACTTCACTCCTCTTGCCAACAAATTAGGCATTAATTCTGAGCAGGTAAAAACCCATGAAAACTCAGCTAATTACAGTCCGTTTGTACCAGTTGATGAAAAATTCAAAGCTTTTACATTAGAAGGAGTTGAAAAAATCTACAACACTTTTGTAACTCATGTTGCAGAAGGTCGTAAAATGAGTTTCGCACAAGTTGATGCTATTGCACAAGGCCGCGTTTGGTCAGGGACTGAAGCTCTAAAATTAGGTTTAGTAGATAAAATTGGCGGATTGAATGCTGCTATTGCAGAGGCTGCCAAAATTGCTAAAATAAAAAAATACAGCACTCAGAATTACCCTGAATACGAAAAATCTTTTAATGATTTACTTTCCAACCTGCCTTTTGCAAAATCAAAAGAAGCTTTTATTAAAGAAGAAATTGGAGAGGAAAATTATCTTCTTATCGAACAGGTAAAGAAATTCCAAAAACAAAAAGGAATACAAGCAATAATGCCATACGGAATCAATATTTACTAA